In Mytilus edulis unplaced genomic scaffold, xbMytEdul2.2 SCAFFOLD_1528, whole genome shotgun sequence, the following proteins share a genomic window:
- the LOC139508587 gene encoding calmodulin-like: MSTKDLKIVINQLGFNTTEAEIGMLLKNSGINGKCTLGEVIKILKHEDFADSDLGEDRQELWETFNYFDKDCDGFITISDLQDAMECLSLDVKPSVVYQMVVGADLNGDHRVGFEEFETMLKDDDHTVSKPHRQNLLGLDGI; encoded by the exons ATGTCTACAAAAGACCTGAAGATCGTTATAAATCAGCTAGGCTTTAATACAACGGAAGCTGAAATCGGCATGTTGTTGAAGAATTCTGGTA TCAACGGAAAGTGTACTTTAGGTGAAGTAATAAAAATCCTGAAACATGAAGATTTTGCTGACTCGGATTTAGGTGAGGACAGACAAGAGCTATGGGAAACATTTAACTATTTCGACAAAGATTGCGACGGTTTCATTACGATTTCTGACCTACAAGACGCTATGGAATGTTTAAGTCTTGATGTCAAACCAAGTGTTGTGTACCAAATGGTGGTTGGTGCAGATTTAAATGGAGACCACAGAGTAGGTTTTGAAG aatttgAGACCATGCTAAAAGACGATGAccacactgtgtctaaaccacaccggcaaaatttgctcggactcgatggtatctaa